The stretch of DNA GCGGTGCAGAAACTTTTTGAAGAAGTTCCTGAACTCTGTGTTGAAGACAGTGTAGATGACGGGGTTCAGAGCACTGTTGACGTACCCGAGCCACGTCACCACGCTCATCAGGGCCGGTGGGACGTGGCAGTCCTGACAGCGAGCTCGCATTGTGTGCAGGACAAAGAAGGGAGTCCAGCAGAACAGGAAGgcacctgcaggaggagaagaagaatcaGAGATCAGAAGCTTGTCTACAGTCGGACGGAAACACGAGGGACCTTACATCTAGATAAACCTGTTCCTCTCCAGATGTGTCAGGGTATTAGTCTAAACTCCATCCAGTCTTCAGACAGATCTAGCTCACGTTTAACCTAGTTTAGCACAAACAATGGAAGcagaaaaatccaaaacatttaCTGTCCTGATATAATCTGTTTCAGGActagaagaaaaacacaaacctttcTCTCAGGTTGGATTGAATGATTTAGTATTTTCATATTGAAATTGTGACAACTTTCAATTTTTATCATAACTTTATTAATGTCTTCAAAAACCTACCAACCTTGAAAACTCAGATGAgttcagtcaatcaatcagagCTTCAGTTAGCTACCAACCAAATTACATAGATATTTCACAAACCCATCTATCTACTAACCTACCAACTCACCTACCTTCCTTCCTATCTAACTAACTACCGGCCTACCAACTCTACGTAcctatttatctatctatctaccatCCTACACACCTACCAACTATCTTGCCGTTGAGTCAGATGAACAAACAAGGTCAGAGCTTCACCTTCTTACTGTATTCCTACTTGCTTACCAAATTACCAATTCGCCTATCTACCAGTTTACCAATCTGTGTACGGTATCTTTCAACCTACCAGCTTGCATTCTTCTCACCAATTTACCCATCTGCACACCTCCCAAACTACGTCCACATCTACCAACCTAGCTCAGTGGTAGTTCAATGTGGACAGAGCTGGagtttaatttgtacaaaaatgttttatcagccATAAAAAAGTGGACTTagttattttctttgtattgcTGAGCCCTACTCTTACCTTAGGCCATCACCTGAGCTGCCACGGAACGTAATGGAGCAGATATTCATGAGAATTACCTGCACACTGAGAATCGTGTCTGACCAAGACTTACGTAATAATTGGATTTCAGATTAAGGACCTGCAGGATTAGCTGCTGTGTGCCAAAGGGAAGCACTTCTACGCATTAGGACCAACACTGGCTGCTATTAATAGGCCAACCTTTTCTAACTGATGTGCTAGTGCCTCTGAACAGACAtcagaggtggaggtgaggcGTTCAGGTACCTGCAGTCATCCATTATATTGTATGTAAATGTCTGGGTGTATGGGTTGATGATGTTTTTCCTAAATCTTTCGTAActtaaaagtaattaatttgAATGTTTGTTCTAAACATTTTTGAGCTGCAGTAGGGTTTTCTGCCATAACTTCACCCACTTCCAACGTCCATGAAGGAAAGAAATTATcttaaaaagtcaaaactcTAAAACAGTACGAATGATCATGATTTGAAATTCAGTAATTACAGTACATTACAAATCTCAGAGAAACTCTCCCATACTTCAGCATTTAGGGTGGTCGCGTTGGATTCGAGGGTTTAAAATCACTTTTGTGTCTGTGAGTTCAGGATGTGTTCAGCTGGGCAGAAGCTGTATGGATTAAGCCACATTTTAATCCTAAATTGGGTCAAATTTCCAATAGGTTGCCCGTCATTTGATGTTCAGTTTGAGACGGGTCATGACGTCTGATCAATAAACGGTCAGGCTGTTGCCATATGATGATCCAGGTTCCCACATGACTGCTGTCACCAGGTCTGTCGTACACTGTAATGAGCTtgttttaatattgttgttgttactgaataagcattaaacaaacaatactGTTCAGTGTTGACATGCAGTAACCTCCATGTTGTGACCAGTCGCTTGATCAATACAGTGTGACCAGACGAGTCCGATGATCTGGGTGTGTTGGAAGGCTGATCAAAATGTATAGTGTGACTTAACACAACATACAAGATTAATGAAATCCTACCGTGTCTGCCCAGCTTTAGCTTGGTGTCGCGAGGTGACTACAGGCTCTCCAGTCTTATCTACATGTCGTGTCTTCTTAGCTGCTACCTTTCCATCATTGGGCCTATATCCAGGTATCAGCCTCACTGTGAGGATGAAAGGTCATGCATTCAGTGAGACCACAAtttccctgttttgtttttgcttctgttAAATACAGAAGGTGTGGTGCATCAATGTGCTGGTTTAAGTTttgaaataacaacaaagttCTTTGTACTCCTGAAGCTGCAGGAGGTCTAATCCCCTCACACTGCTGACCGCCGGCACCAGAATCTCAAACTTTCTACCTAAATTCAGTTTTCTGCAAGGTTCAGGGTTTGGACTGAATTACTGAAATTAAAACCAGTTGACACATAGTAAACCTGGAGATTTTGGGGGCGCTGCAATTCAAGCCAAACCTCTTAAGTCTcacaataaatgttttaatacaaCAATTGTTGCTGTAGTTTTGACCCTTTAAGACTGTTTCCATTCTCCATAGACCTTCACTCTTCAGTGAAGAACTCATGAGGCCGATGAATTTCAACTCGAGGCATTTGTCAGTCTCACAATGGTTTGTTCTCTGGACCCTTTAATCCCTAGACCAGCTCCTAATCAGCCTTGCATGGTAGTGGTGTTACTAACGCTGCTGAGGTGAACTCACCCACAACAACAGGTAGCACCTTCATGGCCTTCCTCTCCCGACTGTTGATCTTGgccctcttcctcctgtgaGGGTCAGGGTTGAACCTGATCTCCGCAAAGCTCACCGTCCGCACGGGTCCGTCTTTGTACTCTGAGTGGAAGGGCCGATCCGTGGACGGGAAGGTGGACGGTTCATCCGGAGTATCTGTCAGTTCCCGCTCTATGATGGgtggcagcggcggcggcaggGAAGCCAGTGGCGGCAGCGAGGCGGCGGCCTCCTGCAGCTTGCGGCACGCCTGGATGCTGTTCCTCAGCTTGGCTTTACGCGCCTCCTCCCAGCGCCGCAGGCCACGAAACATGCCGCaatacagcagcagcataaTGGGGCAGGGGATGAAGAAAGAGCACACAGACGAGTAGAGGACGTAGTTGTCGTTCTCCAGTTTGCACTCGCCAGGGTCGCGACCAGGCACGTTATTGATGCCGAACATGACGGGCGAGGCCACGGCTAGGGCCAGGATCCAGGTGGCCGACAGCAGCACCGTCTGCCGCAGGTCCACGTGCTTCCTGTTGTAGTTGAGAGGGATCAACACGGCGATGAACCTGCAACAGGTGAGAGAAACTTTACAATCTGAGAACTGCCACAACAGATATTATTAGTATctctaattattttttttctcctcctgttctatatttaagaaatatattcaaaaaatgcaaaaacattattaaaaagaTATTCAATAAAAGCTCCATCCTCAATTCTAAATCAAATCTAAATCTGGAACAGTATCAGTTGTAAATCATAAAGGACACAaagataatgaaattaattagtTCATCTTCAACAACACCTCTGTATCTTCCTGTTTCAATATGTAGAGGCACAACCATCATTTACCTTTATACAATttgtcttttatatatttttcacatttataatCTTTTCCTAAATAGAAAATAAGTTCTCTATGTGGGCTTTTGCAAAAATTTCCCCAGCCTATGATAAAAAGAGGACGTAAATAtgacagttaaaaataaataaaataaaatacatgacattaaaaacagaaataagtaCTTCCACCATCATCTTAATACTTGCAATCCTTTCAGGCTGAGCAGGAAGTTGTTgttctgtcaaaataaatctTCCTAACCTCAGTCTTGACAGCTGATGGCAGAATCAGAGCGCCGCTATTTCTTTATTGTTCCCAAAtgaatcagcttttttttttttttttcatagcagATACTTTAACCTTTCACAGCTGGAAAATCACAGGTGGaactaattaaattaaattaatgataCGTCCTTCCAGTAATTATTGCAATGCAGCATTGaataatgttattagttacacttTTAATTGACAGGTTTACATTTTTCCCGCCTGATGGCTCTGCAGCCTCCTCCAGGTTGGGACCCACTGGTGCATTTGGACGTGTACAGTCCCTGGGGTCGTGTATTTTGGTCTGCAGACCTTCATGCACATGAGCAGATGATGATATTTACACATCATGGACGCTCGCAGCTGcaggaaaatataattttagcTTGATGCTCTGACCAACATCAGCACCTCAAGGCGTAGAAATCATCATCCTCCACAGGTATTCACAGGTGTTCACATGTGATAAGACCTTTAAGAAGGAGCCATCGGTCAACATGACTTTTTTAGTTGTGTTTAGTTGTGTTTAGACCAtgttatttctacttttaacCGAGTAAAAGGTGtggagaagatcgataccactctcatatctgtctatATGAAgatacagccagcagctggttagcttagcttagcataaagcatGGAAACATAGGGAAACTGTTAGCCAAAGGCAACAAAAATCCACTTACCAGCACCTTAAAACTCACTTATTAACAGGTAAAATATGATTTctttaatagtaataatgatgatgataataataattataattataataataatctttttttatagAGCATTTCAAAAGCTTTTCAAAATCTACGTTACACTGTGCTTGACAAAGTCAGCAAAAAATagaatcaataaaatcaatggATTGGTTAGCTGTATAAAAACCAATACAGGGTaattttaagagaaataaaacagttcAAAGGAAAGTAAAACCAGGAAAAGCTCTCTgataaaagtatgttttaagAAGAGGTTTGCCTGAAGATCTCAAGGTTGGAGATATAACCAGGAGAGAGGCCACTGAGAGCTTTAAGAGTAATCAATAAAATCTCAAGTCCTGGGAGCCAGTGTCAAGAGGCTAAAACAGGAATgataagtgagtgagtgaaacaCCTTTTGTGGGAAGTTTTGTGCCGAACTGTTTCTAACATCCAGACAGGAAATGACTTTTCCAGCCAAGAAACAGTCCAACCTCTGTGAAACAGCAAATTGTCGTTTGTactcttcagtttttgtactgattaaacaattaaacaaaataattagtgagctttaaaaatgtttgaagttTGGATTTTGTTCCCttgccaggctagctgtttccccctgtttccagtctttatgctaagctaagctaatcagttGCTGGCTTTACCAAAAGCAAATAATCCTTTTCCTGTAAAAGGTTGAGAtcagcaggaaaaacatgaGACTGACCTCTTTGACTTTCCAACAAGAAATATTAGTAGTAACAGTCGCTTCATTCAGAGGCTCTGACTCTGGGGCCCCCTGGTCCCTCGGGCCCCTGGCCCTGTTCAATAATCCATCTATGAATGATAGGGGGTCATCAGTCAGTCTGAAGAGTTCCCCCTTCAGCCCGTGGACTCCAGCAGCTGGTGGACTCTCTGCAGACCTTCAGGATCTGCTTCCTAAACAGTCTGTTGAATAATTCAGACTCTGTCACCCAGTTAAATCTCTAACTGCTTCAAAAAGCTTCAGATCATCACCATCAGTCCACGTTAGCTTCACTGCTTCCATCAGTCTTTGACGTAATCATATTTCCTGGAGTCAGGACATCAGATTTGAGGAGCTACCCGGGTTTTTCAGCTCAGAGTTTTCATCCTTCAACATCAGCCGAGGGTTCAGATAATCTCATTGAGTCAAAGTAACGAGCGCAGAGCGAAGCTGGCAGTTCATCATTACAGACGCATCCTTCATTTAGGGCTTTAAATTGTTCTGTCTGctctgatttttcttcttttggaGCTTTTTACAGGAAACGGACAAAAGGTCATTGTCATATTTCCACATTAGCGTGAACCGTGGCGTTACTGTCTGACTCCGACGACCTTCAGGTGGAGATCTGAAACCCTCAGTGGGGCGTCGTCTGTGTTCCTGACAGACCGCTCAGGGTCCTGGTTTGATTAATCATCTGGTTGTTCCTGCGTGACCCTGACCTGAGGCTGATTAAAGCTCTGGCTTCGACATGGGGTCTGTGAGTTATggctgaactttgacctctgagcTACACAGAGTTTCCTCTGATATTCCTATAGTTTCAGCGTTTGTTTGACTTGACTTTGAGCCGCAGCTAAATCATCTGTATCCTCTAACTACAAGTGGTCGCAGTGTCGGTCCGACACTTcaattcagactgaaatatctacaGTGGTGGATTGTCATGAAGTTCAGTCCAAACATTCACGTTTCACAGAGAATGAATCCTGAAGACTCCTCAGATCCTCTGACTGACATCAGTAGACACATTTTTCATGTATCCTTAGagatatctcaacatctactcaGTCAGTTGGCACACCATTTGGTAAAGACATTAATTTTCCCCAGTGGATGTATCCCAATGAAGCTTTGGTGTTCAGTAAGGAAGATCTTTTCCCTGTCACTTTTTCTATTAGAAACTCCTGCTCTTTCCGCTTCTTCCCATCAGTTAGCCTTCCCTTGTTGATATAAATGTGGtggacaaaatataaaaaacctCTGTATGTTGCAGTACACTTCTACAGCAGTGTTAGACTTTAGGCTGAAACCGTATTAAGCCCCTTTTCTActtgtcaaaaaacatctggcttttgtcgGCAATGAAAAAGGGTTCAACCGTTCACACCTGCGTCAAACGACTCTGCAGTAGACACTATTTTTTGCCCCTTTTCCTGCTTTGACgagccacagacacactgtatGCAGACCTGACACACTGTGCATGAGggtgaaagagtgagctgcagccctgaaatcaatttcaaaaacacacaatcaccgatCGAACCGTCTGACACGGAGGCTCTGACATTGACGAGACCACCGACCCGAGCGGCTggcagctcactctctctccactgcgTCTGAGTGTGCactctgtaagtgcatgtgatgacgtCACTTCTTGCAGTTGTGAGTTTCCAAGGTccgaacagaaagacaaactgcaCAGACAGTGGAAAAAGGGTCAATCGGCTTTTATTAGCGAGTTTACCCACGTTTAACAAACCTGCtaattttggtggaaaaggGTACGGAActagttttagctaggtgtacctaataaactgacaactgagtgtatatatCAACTAATACAATACAGATTTACGTTATAAGTAAGTTTACGCTCGTactctccagaggatgaatcctaatgattCTGGTGACTCTCTGATCTTTCCTGCAGTGCCATCTTTAGGACAAAACTTCCATTTGCACACAGCATCACTCAAATCGTACGGACTGTTTACTTGTTGCCTCTTTGTAGTGTAGTCCCATCTGTCGTGTGTACCTGCACAGGTGAGCACTGACCTGTCGATGCTGATGGCGCAGAGGTTGAAGATGGAGGCGGTGCACAGCATCACATCCATGGTCATCAGACCGTCACAGACGGTGGTGCTGAGGGTCCACACGCCGTCCTGAAACTGAGACGCACAGCGGCACGTTCAGAGCGGTCACTCATTTATACCGCTAACTTACTCAGGTACGGCAGTACAATAATGAAGTACTTGtgctttactttattattttcattttacgCTACGTTATTGTTCGTCTTCACTGTGGGTGGGAAATATTCTACTTTTAATTCCACTACAGCTGTTCTTACTttacagatacaaacaaaatatatgatacatttataataatagatagatagaagagATTCCTGaccttattattttattttaaaaaaactaatgCGTTGGAGTTCCTCGTTATTTGTCAGATGTATATGAGAtgttaacagaaaataaatgtgttgtgttgtgagatgattcatgggagaagaaaaaagttcTGCTACACAAATGTAAAGTCTAATATTTCACTTATCTGTGAAATATTAGATCATTTTACATCAAGTTACAAGTTAAAAGTCACAAGCTAAAAAAGTTGGAAATCACTGGTTTAATATTTAGCTCTTCATaagtaattcattgtttgtttgtttgttttttaaataatattgtgttttttatgtgaagCTTAAATCTGCAAATAAGTAGCAACaggtaaatgtagtggagtaaaaagcacaatatttccCAAGtataaagcagaaaataaacatactcaagtaaagtacaagtacctcaaaacttGAATAAACATACTTAGTTACTTACCACTACTAATAATACTAATGTGCTTATATTTAAGAAGGATTTTTACGTGTTCTGTATTTCAGTAAAATGTATCAggtattttttaattactccgctacatttatctgacattaaaaaacatataatcAGCTCATTAAATATGACGCATTAGA from Seriola aureovittata isolate HTS-2021-v1 ecotype China chromosome 10, ASM2101889v1, whole genome shotgun sequence encodes:
- the drd4a gene encoding dopamine receptor D4a isoform X1 gives rise to the protein MAANLSAAAEAEAPLPDSAAATRYNWPALVFGVLLIVVIICGNLLVCLSVFTEKALKTTTNYFIVSLAVADLMLAVLVLPLFVFSEFQDGVWTLSTTVCDGLMTMDVMLCTASIFNLCAISIDRFIAVLIPLNYNRKHVDLRQTVLLSATWILALAVASPVMFGINNVPGRDPGECKLENDNYVLYSSVCSFFIPCPIMLLLYCGMFRGLRRWEEARKAKLRNSIQACRKLQEAAASLPPLASLPPPLPPIIERELTDTPDEPSTFPSTDRPFHSEYKDGPVRTVSFAEIRFNPDPHRRKRAKINSRERKAMKVLPVVVVRLIPGYRPNDGKVAAKKTRHVDKTGEPVVTSRHQAKAGQTRCLPVLLDSLLCPAHNASSLSGLPRPTGPDERGDVARVRQQCSEPRHLHCLQHRVQELLQKVSAPLLLLELQRYRCMDHF
- the drd4a gene encoding dopamine receptor D4a isoform X2, yielding MAANLSAAAEAEAPLPDSAAATRYNWPALVFGVLLIVVIICGNLLVCLSVFTEKALKTTTNYFIVSLAVADLMLAVLVLPLFVFSEFQDGVWTLSTTVCDGLMTMDVMLCTASIFNLCAISIDRFIAVLIPLNYNRKHVDLRQTVLLSATWILALAVASPVMFGINNVPGRDPGECKLENDNYVLYSSVCSFFIPCPIMLLLYCGMFRGLRRWEEARKAKLRNSIQACRKLQEAAASLPPLASLPPPLPPIIERELTDTPDEPSTFPSTDRPFHSEYKDGPVRTVSFAEIRFNPDPHRRKRAKINSRERKAMKVLPVVVGAFLFCWTPFFVLHTMRARCQDCHVPPALMSVVTWLGYVNSALNPVIYTVFNTEFRNFFKKFLHRCCS